In a genomic window of Candidatus Zymogenus saltonus:
- a CDS encoding flavodoxin family protein: MNILSINGSSRKKGNTAFAVRLLTDRISGENDSVRHIDLADLKMSVCTGCYGCEPKKRCVIDDDFQVVFDEMMRADVIVFGTPVYVAKESALSSIFFERCKAFISHVEGEGREGDTMFRLYRDVRREKGNIPVMPKSRLPKGKSAYLVVTQYQIYPFENVMNLCSLVFNLLGIEVRGRWFATECLEAGDLKGKIGREGLPVEILEATA, encoded by the coding sequence TTTGACTGATCGAATCTCGGGCGAAAACGACAGTGTAAGGCACATCGATCTTGCCGACCTCAAGATGTCGGTGTGCACCGGCTGCTACGGCTGCGAGCCGAAGAAGAGGTGCGTAATCGACGACGACTTCCAGGTCGTCTTCGACGAGATGATGAGGGCTGACGTTATCGTCTTCGGGACGCCGGTCTACGTGGCGAAGGAGTCGGCCCTTTCCAGCATCTTCTTCGAGAGGTGCAAGGCCTTCATCTCCCACGTCGAGGGGGAGGGGAGGGAGGGGGATACGATGTTCAGGCTCTACCGGGACGTGAGGAGGGAGAAGGGGAACATACCCGTGATGCCGAAGTCCCGCCTCCCGAAGGGGAAGAGCGCCTACCTCGTGGTGACTCAGTATCAGATATACCCCTTCGAGAACGTAATGAACCTATGCTCTCTGGTCTTTAACCTTTTAGGGATCGAGGTGAGGGGGCGGTGGTTCGCAACGGAGTGCCTGGAGGCGGGAGATCTGAAGGGGAAGATAGGAAGGGAGGGCCTCCCGGTGGAGATCCTCGAGGCGACGGCGTGA